The genomic DNA CGAAGACTAATTCAAGCATTGATCTATTTGGATCTTCATATTCTTTACATGTGATACTCATATCTGCATAAACACTGAGAAGTGGTGATCTGCTAAATAGTAAATGGTCAATATCTGTTAATTTTTTGTCAAACCATAAGTGAATATTAATTACTGGTACACCATTTAAACCATCTAATTTAGAAAAAGCATCTAGACCTTTCCATTGCTTGGGGATCATCAATTTAAATATATCTACTGGCATTGCACTAACATAAGCATCAGCAGTGAGCTCTTTTTTTTCGTTTTCATTTAAAGAGGCAATTGTAAAACTTTTAACAGTACTATCTTCATTAAGGTTTATTTGTCTTAATGGGCTATTCATGTGAACCTCCCCACCACGATCAGTAATATAATCAACCATTGGTTGGCAAAGTCTTTCTGGAGGAGCACCGTCAAGGAATGCCATTTTTGAACCATTTTTTTCTTGCAGAAATCTATTTAGCGCTGTTAATAAAACTGTAGAGGATATTTCATCGGGCCCAATAAAATTTAAAGCTTTACTCATGGCTATAAAAACTTCATCATTTACTCTTTCTGGAATATTGTGTTCTTTGAGCCAATCTGTCCATGATTTGGTATCACATTTATCTAAGTACTTTTGGCCTCTCAACATTGCAGGAACTAAACCTAGACCAAAAAGAATCTTTTCATTCCATGAAAGCATATCATTATTGCTAAGAATGGCTGATACTCCATTTACGGGAGCTGGAATATCGGGAAAGTCAAATCTACTGTAGGTGCCGGGCTCGGATGGCTGATTAAATATCATTGAATGACTTTTCCATTGAAGTCTATCTTCAATATCTAATTCTTTAAATAGTTGCAACATATTGGGGTAGGCTCCAAAAAATATATGTAAACCAGTTTCATACCAATCTCCATCTTCATCTTTCCATGCTGCAACTTTCCCCCCTAGAACATCTCTAGCTTCAAGTACAATTGGAATATGCCCATTATCAACGAGATATTTGGCACAAGATAAACCTGCTAAACCTGCTCCAGCAATTACTACACGCATTCTTAAATCAAGAAATAAATTAACACTTACTAATAAGCTACATTAAAGTTAGAACATAATAGCTTGTTTCGTTGATTATTTCTCAAAATTATGGAAAAAATGCTTATAAAATCAACTACTCGTCATGTAAGAATTTTTACAGCCGAAGTAGTTGACAAAGAATTAAAATTTCACCCCAACAAACTTACTCTTGATTTAGATCCTGATAACGAATTTATTTGGAACGAAGATTCTTTGGCCAAAATAAATAATAAATTTAATGAACTAATAAACGAGAGAGCCGGAAAGGATTTAGATGATTATGAACTTCGGAAAATAGGATCAGAAATTGAAGGCTTAATTAAATTTTTGCTTCAAAATGGCCAACTCACTTATAATCCTGATTGTAGAGTAATGAACTATTCAATGGGTTTACCAAAAACAAATGAAGTACTGTGAACAGATCACCGTCAAATAGAAGGCCGAGGAGAGGCTCAAATAAAAATTATTATTCTTCAAATCCGAGAGATATTGATTCTTTTGGTCAAAGAAATAGTAGGTTGCCTGCTTCTTCTGATCAAAAGATTAATTTTAGTACAGGGACCATTGCTGTACTTGCGGGGGTATTAATTTTAGGAGTTGGTATTGGAAGCGCTATTACCAGTACAACAGATGGTGGACAGGGAAATATAGCTAGTCAACAACAATTAGATATGGCTGTACCAGACCCTGAATTTTGTAGACAATGGGGAGCCAGTGCTTTTGTAATTGATGTTGAAATGTATACAACTCTTAATCCATCCACCAGTTTTGTAACGCAACCAGCTCTTCAGCCGGGTTGTGTAATTAGAAGAGAGAATTGGACAGTTTTACAAAAACAGGGAGCTATTAGTAATGAAGATGTAAGAGAATGTAAGCAAAGAATGAATACTTTTGCTTATATTGGCTCTATAAGAGACAAGCCTATAGTTAAATGTGTTTATCAGACTGATGTAAATGAAAATAAATTCATAATAAAAGGCGATGGTCAGGCCGAAGATGGTGGAGTTGGTATTAACAAAGAAGCTATTCAGTTCTGATTAGATTTATATTTTCCTCAATGGGCTATCCAAACTAGCGAATTGCGGCAGAATATTTTTCTTGAAGACCTCTGATGCTCTTGATGTATACCTTGATGGATTAGTAATTAATTTAAGCTCTCTTTTGACCTCTAGGTCAGCTATAAATGCTTTGTGGATTGTTCCAGCTGCTAATTCTCTTTCAATTGAAACAACTGGTAAAAAGGAAGCCCCTAAACCCGATTGAACTGCATTCTTGATTGCTTCAAGTGAGTTTAGCTCCATCTCAATTTTTAATCTTTGAATTTCAAGTCCGGAGTCTTGTAGAAGTTTATCGACAACTTTTCTCGTTGTAGATTGAGAATCTAATGTTACAAAATTTAATTTGTATAAATCTTCTTTTAAAAGTTCTTTTTTATTTGAAAGTGGGTGTTTAGAAGGCAAAACAAGTGCTAATTCATCTGTCGCATATGGAATCACTTGTAGCAGATTTTCTAAATCTCCAGGTAATTGTCCACCAATAATTGCTAAATCAATTTGTCCATTGGCAACACTCCAGCCAGTTCTTCTAGTACTGTGAACTTGAAGTTGAACAGATACTTCAGGATATTTTTGTCTAAATAATCCTATCATTCTAGGCATTAGATAAGTTCCTGTGGTTTGACTCGCTCCAATAACAAGGGTTCCACCTTTTAAACTATTTAAATCTTCAATAGCTTTACAAGCTTCGTCACACTGATTCAAGATCCGTTCACAGTATTCAAGGAGTAGTCTGCCTGCTTCTGTTAAAAGAGCTTTTCTGCCCCCTCTATCAAAAATTGTGATTTCAAGTTGTTTTTCCAGATTTTGTATTTGCAAACTTACAGCAGGTTGGGTTACGTACAATAAATCTGCAGCTTTCTTAAAACTTCCTTGAGCTGCTATTGCTTTTAATATTCTTAATTGGTCTAGAGTAAATGGTAATTCGGGCATCCATTATCCCTACAATTATTTATAATTCTAGTACTAAGAAGCATTCTTGTTAAGAATCAAATTTTTTGGATAATCAAATTTTATGGAAACTCATAAAACTTCTTTAATAATATTAACCCTGATTTTTATTTTTGCAGTAATTCATAGTGGGGGAGCAGCTTTAAGAATTAAAGCAGAATCTTTTATGGGACCAAGAATATGGAGGTTATGCTTTGTTTTTTTTAGTTTGCCATCTGCAATAGTATTAATTAGTTATTTTTTGGCTCACAGATATGACGGAATCAGATTATGGAATTTGCAGAGTAATAATTTTGTTTTTGTAATAGTTTGGTTTCTAACTGCGATAAGTTTTTTATTTTTATATCCTGCTACTTATAATCTTCTTGAGATCCCGTCAGTGTTAAAACCTAAAGTGCGAATTTATGGAACCGGGATAATGAGAATTACACGGCATCCCCAAGCATTTGGTCAGATAATTTGGTGTTTTGCTCATACTCTATGGATTGGCACATCTTTTACATTAATAACTTCTATTGGGTTAATAATGCATCATCTTTTTGCTATCTGGCATGGGGATAAAAGATTAGCCTATAGATTTGGAGATGAATTTGAAAAGTTTAAACAAAATACTTCCATAATTCCCTTTGTAGCAATATTTGAAGGCAGACAAAAATTTAAGATTAAAGAGTTTTTTAGAATATCTCAACTTGGAATATTTATTGCAATAGGAGTACTTTGGTGGTCTCATCAGTATATAAATATTGCTGTTAAAACATTTAATTCATCATTTTTGTCGGAATTTTTCAATTGACAGTTTAAAATCTAAAGTATAAATTCTTTAAAACATGCCTCAAGCTTCAGAAATTGCCTGGTTAATTCCTGTTTTCCCACTTATTGGAGCAGTGCTTTCTGGTTTAGGACTGATAAGTATTAATAAGAAAATTAATAATTCCAGAGAAATTGTTTCTACAGGCCTGATTTCTTTTGTTGGCATTTCTGCTGTAATTAGTTATAAAGCTCTGATTGAACAAGTTAACGGTTATCAATCTGTAGAGAAATTATTTGTATGGGCTAATGCTGGAGATTTCACAATTCCAATGGGCTTTGTACTTGATCCTTTGGGTAGTGTAATGCTGGCTCTTGTAACTACCATAACTTTGTTGGTTATGATTTACTCTCATGGTTATATGGCACATGATAAGGGTTATGTGAGATTTTTTACATATTTAGCCCTATTTAGTAGTTCTATGATGGGACTAATAATCAGCCCAAATTTGTTGGAAATTTACGTTTTTTGGGAATTAGTAGGAATGTGCTCTTACTTATTGGTTGGTTTTTGGTACGACAGAGATGGTGCCGCTCACGCTGCACAAAAAGCATTTGTTGTTAATCGGGTAGGAGATTTTGGATTATTGCTAGGAATTCTTGGCCTATTTTGGGCAACAAATAGTTTTGATTTTAGTGAGATAGCTAATGGAATTTCTCAATCAGTATCTGATAATTCATTACCTGTTTGGGCTGCTTTACTACTTTGTTTTTTGGTGTTTTTAGGTCCAATGGCAAAATCTGCTCAGTTTCCTCTTCATGTATGGTTACCTGATGCGATGGAGGGACCGACGCCGATTTCTGCACTTATCCATGCCGCTACTATGGTTGCCGCTGGAATATTTCTAGTAGCTAGACTTCAACCACTATATTCTATATTTCCTTCAATTCAGTTCATTATTGCTTTAGTTGGTACTATTACTTGTTTTTTGGGCGCTTCTATAGCTTTGACCCAAATGGATTTAAAAAAGGGTTTGGCATACAGTACCGTTTCTCAACTTGGTTATATGATGCTCGCGATGGGTTGTGGAGCTCCAGTAGCTGGAATATTTCATCTAGTAACTCATGCATGTTTTAAAGCAATGCTATTTTTAGGATCTGGTTCTGTTATTCATGCTATGGAAGAAGTAGTAGGTCATCAGCCTGTATTGGCACAAGATATGAGATTAATGGGCGGTTTAAGAAAAAAAATGCCATTTACATCGACAACATTCTTAATAGGTTGTGTAGCAATTAGCGGTATTCCTCCATTGGCAGGTTTTTGGAGTAAAGATGAGATACTCGGAAATGCATTTATA from Prochlorococcus marinus XMU1402 includes the following:
- a CDS encoding NAD(P)H-quinone oxidoreductase subunit 5; its protein translation is MPQASEIAWLIPVFPLIGAVLSGLGLISINKKINNSREIVSTGLISFVGISAVISYKALIEQVNGYQSVEKLFVWANAGDFTIPMGFVLDPLGSVMLALVTTITLLVMIYSHGYMAHDKGYVRFFTYLALFSSSMMGLIISPNLLEIYVFWELVGMCSYLLVGFWYDRDGAAHAAQKAFVVNRVGDFGLLLGILGLFWATNSFDFSEIANGISQSVSDNSLPVWAALLLCFLVFLGPMAKSAQFPLHVWLPDAMEGPTPISALIHAATMVAAGIFLVARLQPLYSIFPSIQFIIALVGTITCFLGASIALTQMDLKKGLAYSTVSQLGYMMLAMGCGAPVAGIFHLVTHACFKAMLFLGSGSVIHAMEEVVGHQPVLAQDMRLMGGLRKKMPFTSTTFLIGCVAISGIPPLAGFWSKDEILGNAFISFPAFWFIGLLTAGMTAFYMFRLYFLTFEGDFRGDNTELQKELLMASKVNLDEENEEDHEEHGSIHESPWSMTFPLVFLAVPSVIIGFMGLPWNSKFANLLDPEEAEIAKNAFELKEFLPLAIASVVIASAGIIIAYQAYFAKKINLSVLFAEKFPSINKFLSNKWYLDDINEKLFVKGSRKLAKEVLEVDSKVVDGVVNLTGLITLGSGEGLKYFETGRAQFYALIVFGGVILLVAIFGFQSPQVT
- a CDS encoding LysR family transcriptional regulator, with protein sequence MPELPFTLDQLRILKAIAAQGSFKKAADLLYVTQPAVSLQIQNLEKQLEITIFDRGGRKALLTEAGRLLLEYCERILNQCDEACKAIEDLNSLKGGTLVIGASQTTGTYLMPRMIGLFRQKYPEVSVQLQVHSTRRTGWSVANGQIDLAIIGGQLPGDLENLLQVIPYATDELALVLPSKHPLSNKKELLKEDLYKLNFVTLDSQSTTRKVVDKLLQDSGLEIQRLKIEMELNSLEAIKNAVQSGLGASFLPVVSIERELAAGTIHKAFIADLEVKRELKLITNPSRYTSRASEVFKKNILPQFASLDSPLRKI
- the pds gene encoding 15-cis-phytoene desaturase; this translates as MRVVIAGAGLAGLSCAKYLVDNGHIPIVLEARDVLGGKVAAWKDEDGDWYETGLHIFFGAYPNMLQLFKELDIEDRLQWKSHSMIFNQPSEPGTYSRFDFPDIPAPVNGVSAILSNNDMLSWNEKILFGLGLVPAMLRGQKYLDKCDTKSWTDWLKEHNIPERVNDEVFIAMSKALNFIGPDEISSTVLLTALNRFLQEKNGSKMAFLDGAPPERLCQPMVDYITDRGGEVHMNSPLRQINLNEDSTVKSFTIASLNENEKKELTADAYVSAMPVDIFKLMIPKQWKGLDAFSKLDGLNGVPVINIHLWFDKKLTDIDHLLFSRSPLLSVYADMSITCKEYEDPNRSMLELVFAPAKDWIDKSDQDIVDATMEELKKLFPAHFMGDEKTKLRKYKVVKTPRSVYKAVPGCQEFRPSQKSPIKNFFLTGDYTMQKYLASMEGAVLSGKLCAESINNEYSKTTQNVS
- a CDS encoding DUF3172 domain-containing protein; the protein is MNRSPSNRRPRRGSNKNYYSSNPRDIDSFGQRNSRLPASSDQKINFSTGTIAVLAGVLILGVGIGSAITSTTDGGQGNIASQQQLDMAVPDPEFCRQWGASAFVIDVEMYTTLNPSTSFVTQPALQPGCVIRRENWTVLQKQGAISNEDVRECKQRMNTFAYIGSIRDKPIVKCVYQTDVNENKFIIKGDGQAEDGGVGINKEAIQF
- a CDS encoding NnrU family protein codes for the protein METHKTSLIILTLIFIFAVIHSGGAALRIKAESFMGPRIWRLCFVFFSLPSAIVLISYFLAHRYDGIRLWNLQSNNFVFVIVWFLTAISFLFLYPATYNLLEIPSVLKPKVRIYGTGIMRITRHPQAFGQIIWCFAHTLWIGTSFTLITSIGLIMHHLFAIWHGDKRLAYRFGDEFEKFKQNTSIIPFVAIFEGRQKFKIKEFFRISQLGIFIAIGVLWWSHQYINIAVKTFNSSFLSEFFN
- the ndhM gene encoding NAD(P)H-quinone oxidoreductase subunit M, encoding MEKMLIKSTTRHVRIFTAEVVDKELKFHPNKLTLDLDPDNEFIWNEDSLAKINNKFNELINERAGKDLDDYELRKIGSEIEGLIKFLLQNGQLTYNPDCRVMNYSMGLPKTNEVL